A stretch of Castanea sativa cultivar Marrone di Chiusa Pesio chromosome 2, ASM4071231v1 DNA encodes these proteins:
- the LOC142623151 gene encoding beta-galactosidase 3, giving the protein MEINSVSKLFFLVFGLVWFIGFFQLIQCSVTYDRKAIIINGQRRILFSGSIHYPRSTPEMWEDLIQKAKDGGLDVVETYVFWNVHEPSPGNYNFEGRYDLVRFIKTIQKAGLYAHIRIGPYVCAEWNFGGFPVWLKYVPGISFRTDNEPFKRAMQRFTEKIVGLMKSENLFESQGGPIILSQIENEYGVQSKLFGAAGYNYMSWAAKMAVDLGTGVPWVMCKEEDAPDPVINTCNGFYCDAFSPNKPYKPTIWTEAWSGWFTEFGGPIHQRPVEDLAFAVARFMQKGGSFVNYYMYHGGTNFGRTAGGPFITTSYDYDAPLDEYGLIRQPKYGHLKELHRAIKMSERALVSSDPIVTSLGSFQQAHVYSSESGDCAAFLSNYDTKSAARVLFNNMHYNLPPWSISILPDCRNVVFNTAKVGVQTTQMEMLPTNAEMLSWESYDEDITSLDDSSTITAPGLLEQINVTRDTSDYLWYITSVEIGQSESFLRGGELPTLIVQSTGHAVHVFINGQLSGSAFGTRENRRFTYIGKVNLQAGTNRIALLSVAVGLPNVGGHYETWNTGILGPVALHGLDQGKWDLSWQKWTYQVGLKGEAMNLVSTSGFSSVEWIQGSLVAQKQQPLTWHKAYFDAPEGDEPLALDMEGMGKGQIWINGQSIGRYWTAYASGNCNGCNYAGGYRPPKCQLGCGQPTQKWYHVPRSWLKPTQNLLMIFEELGGDPSGISLVKRSVTSVCADVSEYHPTIKNWHIESYGKSEELHRPKVHLRCSQGQTISSIKFASFGTPLGTCGSYQQGTCHASTSHDILEKKCIGKQRCAVTISNSNFGKDPCPNVLKRLSVEAICASNPTTNWGG; this is encoded by the exons ATGGAAATCAACTCAGTTTCCAAGTTGTTCTTTTTAGTATTTGGTTTGGTGTGGTTCATTGGTTTCTTCCAGCTGATTCAGTGTAGTGTGACATATGATAGGAAGGCCATTATCATAAATGGGCAAAGGAGAATTCTCTTCTCTGGCTCTATACATTACCCAAGAAGCACTCCCGAG ATGTGGGAGGATCTGATACAGAAAGCAAAAGATGGAGGTTTAGATGTGGTTGAGACCTATGTTTTTTGGAATGTTCATGAGCCTTCTCCTGGCAAT TACAATTTTGAAGGGAGATATGATTTGGTGAGATTCATTAAGACTATACAGAAAGCTGGGCTTTATGCTCATATCCGCATTGGACCTTATGTTTGTGCAGAGTGGAATTTTGG GGGATTTCCTGTTTGGCTCAAGTATGTCCCAGGCATCAGTTTCAGAACAGACAATGAGCCTTTCAAG AGGGCAATGCAAAGGTTCACTGAAAAGATTGTTGGACTGATGAAGAGTGAAAATCTGTTTGAGTCTCAGGGTGGACCCATCATACTTTCTCAG ATTGAGAATGAGTATGGGGTACAAAGTAAGCTATTTGGGGCTGCTGGCTACAATTATATGAGTTGGGCAGCAAAAATGGCTGTTGATTTGGGAACTGGGGTCCCCTGGGTGATGTGCAAGGAAGAAGATGCCCCAGATCCAGTG ATAAACACATGCAATGGTTTTTATTGTGATGCATTCTCTCCCAACAAACCTTACAAGCCCACAATATGGACAGAGGCTTGGAGTGGCTG GTTTACGGAGTTTGGTGGCCCAATCCACCAGCGACCTGTCGAGGATTTGGCATTCGCAGTTGCTCGATTCATGCAGAAAGGAGGATCTTTTGTTAACTACTACATG TACCATGGAGGGACTAATTTTGGACGCACAGCCGGGGGCCCTTTCATCACAACAAGCTATGACTACGATGCTCCATTAGATGAATATG GTCTGATTAGGCAACCAAAGTATGGTCATCTAAAGGAGCTTCATAGGGCCATTAAGATGTCTGAGCGAGCCTTGGTTTCATCTGATCCTATTGTCACTTCATTAGGGAGCTTTCAACAG GCTCATGTATACTCATCAGAATCAGGAGATTGTGCAGCTTTTCTCTCCAACTATGACACAAAGTCAGCTGCAAGAGTGCTGTTCAATAACATGCACTATAATTTGCCTCCTTGGTCCATCAGCATCCTTCCTGATTGCAGAAATGTAGTCTTTAATACTGCAAAG GTTGGAGTTCAAACAACACAAATGGAAATGTTGCCAACAAATGCTGAGATGCTCTCATGGGAAAGCTATGATGAAGACATTACTTCTCTGGATGACAGCTCAACAATCACTGCTCCTGGTCTCTTGGAACAGATAAATGTCACAAGGGACACTAGTGACTACCTGTGGTACATAACTAG TGTTGAAATTGGCCAATCTGAATCCTTCCTGCGTGGAGGTGAACTCCCAACTCTCATTGTTCAATCAACAGGCCATGCTGTGCATGTCTTTATTAACGGACAGCTTTCAG GCTCTGCATTTGGGACAAGGGAGAATAGGAGATTTACCTATATTGGCAAGGTCAATCTGCAGGCTGGAACAAACAGAATTGCGCTACTGAGTGTTGCTGTTGGTTTGCCG AATGTGGGTGGCCACTATGAGACCTGGAACACAGGAATCCTTGGACCAGTTGCACTGCATGGACTTGACCAGGGAAAGTGGGACTTGTCCTGGCAGAAATGGACCTACCAG GTAGGTCTAAAAGGAGAAGCCATGAACCTTGTTTCTACAAGTGGTTTTTCATCTGTTGAATGGATTCAGGGATCATTAGTCGCACAGAAGCAACAGCCATTGACTTGGCATAAG GCATATTTCGATGCACCCGAAGGAGATGAACCCCTGGCCTTGGACATGGAGGGTATGGGGAAAGGTCAAATATGGATTAATGGTCAGAGCATTGGGAGATACTGGACTGCATATGCTAGTGGTAACTGCAACGGGTGCAATTATGCTGGAGGGTATCGACCTCCAAAGTGTCAGCTTGGTTGTGGCCAACCCACCCAGAAATG GTACCATGTGCCTAGGTCTTGGTTGAAGCCAACACAAAATCTTTTGATGATCTTTGAGGAACTTGGGGGAGATCCCTCAGGGATTTCTCTCGTGAAGAGATCGGTAACCAGTGTTTGTGCCGATGTCTCTGAGTACCACCCAACCATTAAGAACTGGCACATTGAAAGCTATGGAAAATCAGAAGAGCTCCACAGACCTAAGGTTCACCTGCGGTGTAGTCAGGGGCAGACCATATCTTCCATTAAATTTGCCAGCTTTGGAACTCCTTTAGGAACTTGTGGGAGTTACCAGCAAGGAACATGCCATGCCTCTACTTCACATGATATCTTAGAGAAG AAGTGTATTGGGAAGCAGAGATGCGCGGTCACCATATCCAACAGCAACTTTGGGAAAGATCCATGCCCAAATGTGTTGAAGAGATTATCAGTGGAAGCTATTTGTGCTTCTAACCCAACTACAAATTGGGGCGGTTAA